A genomic segment from Bacteroidales bacterium encodes:
- a CDS encoding energy transducer TonB, whose amino-acid sequence MVKKMFRKMIIVSVSLVVLFLFSCKCGQKLVNVDENPLFNDKPAEVGFREYIVNHTIYMVSAMEDGITGRVFVEFLIEKDGSVSNVKIVGSLDPVLDAEALRVVNSSPSWTPGKIDGKPVRISYTLPFKFSLDNMIAPSSKKTELSEETLLLEEIDIKGFSVTKKEKNVTRD is encoded by the coding sequence ATGGTAAAGAAGATGTTTCGTAAGATGATCATTGTGTCCGTTTCGCTTGTTGTTTTGTTTCTGTTTTCTTGCAAGTGCGGGCAAAAGTTAGTCAATGTAGATGAAAATCCATTGTTTAATGATAAACCTGCCGAAGTGGGATTTCGTGAATACATAGTTAATCATACTATTTATATGGTAAGTGCAATGGAAGATGGTATTACCGGACGCGTTTTTGTGGAATTTTTAATAGAGAAAGATGGTTCCGTCAGTAATGTAAAAATAGTTGGTAGTTTAGATCCGGTACTTGATGCCGAAGCGTTGCGGGTAGTTAACTCATCACCGAGTTGGACACCTGGAAAAATAGATGGAAAACCGGTGAGAATAAGTTATACCCTTCCATTTAAATTTAGCCTCGATAATATGATAGCCCCATCTTCGAAAAAAACCGAATTATCCGAAGAAACCCTGCTTCTTGAAGAAATAGATATCAAAGGTTTCAGTGTCACTAAAAAGGAGAAAAATGTAACACGTGATTAA
- a CDS encoding calcium/sodium antiporter, whose translation MLISLVLILIGFFLLIKGADWLVDGASSLARKHHISDLAIGLTIVAFGTSAPELVVNSFASFDGHSDIVFGNIIGSNIFNLYAILGIVGLISPIVVQSSTVWKEIPMSLAAAILLFLLCNNFFMQDQPLVLSRIDGLVLFILFVSFLYYVYRQMRSVPVEQAVIQVEMSNLKIWGLIVIGLAGLIIGGKLVVNSATEIATALGVSEKIIGLTIVAAGTSLPELVTSVVAAVKKNSDIAIGNIIGSNIFNIFFILSVSSFIRPISYNPAFNTDLYILIGGTVYLFMAMFTGRKKRLDRWEAGIFLLGYILYTLYLIGREG comes from the coding sequence ATGCTCATATCATTGGTACTTATTTTAATCGGATTTTTTCTCCTGATCAAGGGGGCCGACTGGCTGGTTGACGGTGCTTCATCCCTTGCCCGCAAACATCATATTTCAGATCTGGCGATCGGATTGACCATTGTTGCCTTTGGTACTTCAGCTCCTGAACTTGTGGTGAATTCTTTCGCTTCCTTCGACGGGCATTCTGATATCGTTTTCGGAAATATCATCGGTAGTAATATATTTAACCTGTATGCTATTTTAGGTATCGTAGGGTTGATCTCTCCTATTGTAGTGCAATCAAGTACTGTTTGGAAAGAGATACCAATGTCATTGGCGGCTGCAATCCTTCTATTTCTCCTGTGCAATAACTTTTTTATGCAGGATCAGCCATTGGTTCTATCCCGGATTGATGGCCTTGTATTGTTTATTCTATTTGTGTCTTTTTTATATTATGTATACCGGCAGATGAGGAGCGTACCTGTTGAACAGGCAGTCATCCAGGTAGAAATGTCCAATCTGAAAATCTGGGGCCTGATCGTCATCGGCCTGGCAGGCTTGATCATCGGGGGGAAATTGGTGGTTAACAGTGCTACGGAGATAGCAACGGCTTTAGGTGTCAGCGAAAAGATTATCGGATTGACGATTGTCGCTGCCGGAACATCTTTGCCGGAATTAGTGACTTCAGTGGTGGCGGCCGTGAAAAAGAACAGTGATATTGCTATCGGGAATATTATAGGATCAAATATATTCAATATCTTTTTTATCCTTTCGGTCAGTTCATTCATCAGACCCATATCATACAATCCAGCATTCAATACAGACCTGTATATTTTGATCGGTGGAACCGTTTACCTTTTTATGGCTATGTTTACCGGCAGGAAAAAAAGACTGGACAGGTGGGAGGCTGGAATATTCCTTCTCGGTTATATTTTATATACCCTGTACCTGATCGGCCGGGAAGGTTAG
- a CDS encoding putative DNA binding domain-containing protein — protein MSENQNIEYKATWRDEYLKWICGFANADGGKLYIGIDDDGQIIGVGKIKKLSEDIPNKIQDTLGIIADVNTLTDPETKKEYLEISVAPYSYPINYKGQYHYRVGSTKQELKGAALNMFILKRTGKRWDGVPIPNVSISDLSLIALQRFRKEAAQSHRVDEDVLNDSTEHLLRDLHLIDEESGLLKRAAILLFHPTPEIRTRSLH, from the coding sequence ATGTCGGAAAATCAAAATATTGAGTATAAGGCAACCTGGCGTGATGAATATCTAAAATGGATATGTGGCTTTGCTAATGCTGATGGTGGAAAGCTATATATAGGAATTGACGACGACGGACAAATTATTGGAGTAGGCAAAATCAAAAAACTATCCGAAGATATTCCAAACAAAATACAGGATACACTTGGTATAATTGCTGATGTAAATACATTAACCGACCCCGAAACCAAAAAGGAATATCTTGAAATTTCTGTCGCGCCATATTCTTACCCTATCAATTACAAGGGACAATATCATTATCGTGTAGGGAGCACCAAACAGGAACTGAAAGGTGCTGCACTCAATATGTTTATTTTGAAGCGTACAGGTAAACGCTGGGATGGTGTTCCGATACCGAATGTTTCGATTAGCGACCTATCTTTGATAGCTCTGCAACGATTCCGTAAAGAAGCTGCCCAAAGCCATAGGGTTGACGAAGATGTGCTTAATGACAGTACCGAACATCTATTGCGCGATTTGCATTTGATAGACGAGGAATCTGGATTGCTCAAGCGTGCTGCAATCCTTCTTTTTCACCCAACCCCCGAAATACGTACAAGGAGCTTACATTAA